A portion of the Tiliqua scincoides isolate rTilSci1 chromosome 3, rTilSci1.hap2, whole genome shotgun sequence genome contains these proteins:
- the DCLRE1A gene encoding DNA cross-link repair 1A protein, whose amino-acid sequence MSEEEDDVWEYKGIKKTQSVSQNSEVISAKLQKTNDRNGRSQSLGNRNNRKTSEEKKTPKKQKPRQKGTKTPNPHCSVSVDENHVAQFQESISSTLTEQKKNNKKLCPQNARPLYEGYCPSCQMPFSLLLVETPRWHVTECLDGSKPAEKECPDGLLCTSSIPSHYKRYSHFLLAASRAGEYLTDFSSSSEKNSVFGPDATTSISYTKFKECTLQDLNNSQSMGKPSKYHLPLAEQYPMATIPLAVTNIKASSLENIQEFQQHGIQSIEGTKQIEHLIPLPQETKSDENLDNQHGAHSLKRPISEADFKDCDISYSPLSTEEEETTEEEEKEEEKPGPAKIEHFRKRLFDVINLEDKGGSVRCSMINKLVGGSHLKESDKTSIEGQRCIANNEKLNMIQSANGVSKTFSQGGMLSRVPTSANSPQLKHSAGALSLPVDYRRTKEVLESFKLSSAAINVGECGWGKSEDYNWFSGDFALQNMLFPSEFEEEGIKPFLATQSDAVKEAPPILNSEPGTISSICENRSADDNLYSEIEKGELCHTTAMPVFPNPVSKTLPCVSPAKVKVQTTPAKELKQMDIGVFFGLHPKAKMENDQKKNFCEKTQTLSPLAAAGKRPRSQKRKTEESVGELNVVTESSSKNDIPANPTSGGQRRWVKKFRKLSTAEEETRKKQCPFYKKIPGTGFVVDAFQYGEIEGCTAYFLTHFHSDHYGGLTKKFTFPLYCNKITGNLVKSKLRVQEQYIHVLPMDTECTVNGIKVVLLGANHCPGAAMILFFLPNGTVVLHTGDFRADPSMERYPFLTGQKIHTLYLDTTYCSPEYTFPPQQEVIQFAVNTAFEMVTLNPRTLVVCGTYSIGKEKVFLAIAEVLGSKVSMSQDKYKTLQCLESATVNSLITLDWNHTLIHLLPMMQINFKGLQNHLNKFSDNFDQILAFKPTGWTYSDRCLSLSDIQPQTKGKLTIYGIPYSEHSSFLEMKRFVQWLKPQKIIPTVNIGNWKSRNEMERHFRDWKMEAAGWK is encoded by the exons ATGTCTGAAGAGGAGGACGACGTTTGGGAGTACAAAGGTATTAAGAAGACACAATCAGTGAGCCAAAATTCAGAAGTGATCTCTGCAAAGCTACAGAAGACAAATGATAGAAATGGCAGGTCACAAAGTCTTGGCAACAGGAATAATAGAAAAacatctgaagaaaaaaagacacCTAAGAAGCAGAAGCCAAGGCAAAAAGGTACCAAAACACCAAATCCGCACTGCAGTGTTTCTGTTGATGAAAACCATGTTGCACAGTTCCAAGAAAGCATATCATCAACTttaacagaacaaaagaaaaacaacaagaaGCTATGTCCTCAAAATGCACGGCCACTTTATGAAGGCTACTGCCCAAGTTGTCAAATGCCGTTCTCTTTGCTGCTGGTTGAGACACCTCGATGGCATGTTACTGAATGTTTGGATGGTTCCAAGCCTGCTGAAAAAG AATGCCCTGATGGTCTTCTGTGTACTTCATCAATTCCATCTCATTACAAACGTTACAGTCATTTCCTGCTTGCTGCAAGCAGAGCAGGGGAATATCTCACCGATTTCTCATCATCTAGTGAGAAGAACAGTGTCTTTGGTCCCGATGCTACTACATCTATCAGCTACACTAAGTTCAAAGAATGCACACTACAGGATTTGAACAACTCCCAGAGTATGGGAAAACCTTCCAAGTATCATCTTCCATTAGCAGAACAGTACCCCATGGCTACAATTCCTTTGGCTGTAACCAATATAAAGGCTTCTTCCTTGGAAAACATTCAAGAGTTTCAGCAACATGGAATACAATCTATAGAAGGTACAAAGCAAATTGAGCATCTCATTCCTCTGCCTcaagaaaccaaaagtgatgagAATCTAGATAATCAGCATGGGGcacattcactaaagaggcccATCTCAGAAGCTGACTTTAAAGACTGTGACATTTCTTATTCTCCCCTTAGCACAGAAGAGGAGGAAactacagaagaagaagaaaaagaagaagaaaaaccaggACCAGCAAAAATAGAACATTTTAGAAAAAGACTGTTTGATGTAATAAATCTGGAAGACAAAGGAGGAAGTGTTAGATGCAGTATGATTAATAAACTGGTTGGTGGCTCTCACCTGAAAGAATCTGACAAGACTAGCATTGAGGGACAACGTTGTATCGCAAACAATGAAAAATTAAATATGATACAAAGTGCAAACGGAGTTTCTAAAACTTTTTCCCAGGGAGGCATGCTCAGCAGAGTTCCCACCTCAGCAAACAGTCCTCAGCTGAAACATTCTGCAGGtgctctttctctgcctgttgATTATAGAAGAACCAAGGAGGTACTTGAGTCATTTAAACTGAGTTCTGCTGCCATTAATGTAGGTGAATGTGGGTGGGGCAAATCTGAGGATTATAATTGGTTCTCTGGAGATTTTGCTCTTCAGAACATGTTATTTCCTTCAGAATTTGAGGAAGAAGGTATTAAGCCTTTTCTGGCTACCCAAAGTGATGCTGTAAAGGAGGCCCCTCCAATCTTAAATAGTGAACCTGGAACTATCTCTAGCATATGTGAAAATAGGTCAGCTGATGATAATTTGTATTCAGAAATAGAAAAAGGAGAGCTTTGTCATACCACAGCTATGCCTGTTTTTCCTAACCCAGTCTCAAAAACATTGCCATGTGTTTCTCCTGCAAAAGTTAAGGTCCAAACCACTCCTGCCAAAGAACTAAAACAAATGGATATTGGTGTTTTCTTTGGGCTACATCCGAAAGCAAAAATGGAgaatgaccaaaagaaaaattTTTGTGAGAAAACACAAACTTTGAGCCcactggctgctgcagggaaGAGGCCCAGGTCTCAAAAGAGGAAAACTGAAGAATCAGTGGGAGAGTTGAATGTGGTCACAGAAAGTTCAAGCAAAAATGACATTCCTGCAAATCCAACATCTGGTGGACAGAGAAGATGGGTGAAGAAATTTAGGAAGTTATCAACTGCTGAggaagaaacaagaaaaaaacagTGTCCTTTCTATAAGAAGATACCAG GAACAGGATTTGTGGTGGATGCATTCCAATATGGAGAAATTGAAGGATGCACCGCTTATTTCCTTACACATTTCCATTCGGATCACTACGGTGGCCTAACAAAAAAATTTACATTCCCATTATACTGCAATAAG ATAACTGGAAACCTGGTAAAGAGCAAACTTCGGGTGCAAGAACAGTACATCCATGTCCTGCCAATGGATACAGAATGCACAGTAAATGGCATCAAAGTGGTGTTGCTCGGTGCTAATCA TTGTCCTGGTGCTGCAATGATCCTTTTCTTCCTTCCAAATGGAACTGTTGTATTACACACAGGAGATTTCAGGGCAGATCCTTCTATGGAGCGCTACCCATTTCTAACTGGTCAGAAAATTCATACGCTCTACCTGGATACAAC ATATTGCAGTCCTGAATACACTTTTCCTCCCCAGCAAGAAGTTATTCAGTTTGCTGTCAATACTGCTTTTGAGATGGTGACTTTAAACCCACGAACTTTGGTGGTTTGTGGCACATATTctattggaaaagaaaaagtatTTCTAG CTATTGCTGAAGTTTTAGGTTCCAAAGTAAGCATGTCCCAAGACAAATACAAAACACTGCAGTGCTTGGAATCAGCAACTGTAAATTCACTCATCACCTTGGACTGGAATCATACTTTGATTCACCTTCTGCCCATGATGCAAATTAATTTTAAG GGTTTGCAGAACCACTTGAACAAATTCTCTGACAATTTTGATCAAATTTTGGCTTTTAAACCCACTGGGTGGACTTATTCAGATAGATGTCTCTCATTGAGTGATATCCAACCTCAGACGAAAGGAAAGCTCACCATATATG